The sequence AATATGGTTCCGGTTGAAGAAGAAAATAATTACGATGATTACGTGCTGTCGCTGTATACGCAGGGCGTATTAACACCGAATGAATGGCTGGATCTGGGCGGTTTGAGCACCCTATCAGCAGAAGAGTATTTCGGGGCCAGTTTGTGGCAATTGTACAAGAGTATTGATTCGCCTTATAAAGCCGTGCTGAAAACGGTCTTACTCGAAGCCTATTCTTGGGAATACCCTAACTCTCAACTATTGGCGATGGAAATAAAACAGCGCCTGCATGCCGGAGAGATAGTCGCGTTTGGCCTTGATGCTTACTGCATGATGCTCGACCGTGTTACCCGCTATCTGACCCAAATTAATGACACCACCCGGTTGAACCTTGTGCGCCGTTGCTTCTATCTCAAAGTGTGTGAGAAGTTATCTCGCACCCCAGCGAGTGTCGGCTGGCGGCGTGAAATTCTTGGCCAACTGGTCAGTGAATGGGGCTGGAGTGACGAGAGTCTGGCGGTGTTGGATAATCGCGCCAACTGGAAGATTGAACGGGTTCGTGAAGCTCATAACGAGCTGCTGGACGCGATGATGCAAAGCTATCGAAATTTGATTCGCTTTGCACGGCGTAACAACTTGAGTGTCAGTGCCAGCCCACAGGATATCGGGGTTCTGACCCGTAAATTGTATGCGGCATTTGAAGCTTTACCGGGTAAAGTGACACTGGTAAACCCGCAAATTTCCCCAGACCTTTCAGAAGAGCACCTGACCTTTATTCATGTGCCTGCAGGGCGTGCTAATCGTCCGGGTTGGTATCTGTACAATCAAGCGCCATCAATGGATGCTATCGTCAGTCATCAGCCGCTGGAATATAACCGCTACCTGAATAAACTGGTGTCATGGGCCTATTTCAACGGCTTATTGACCAGCAAGACACGCCTGCATATTAAAAGTGCCAATCTGTGTAATACCGTCAAACTGCAAGAACTGGTGACGGACATTTCTCACCACTTCCCATTGCGTCTGCCAGCACCAACACCTAAAGCGCTATATAGCCCATGTGAAATTCGCCATTTGGCGATTATCGTCAATCTGGAGCATGACCCCACTGCGGCTTTCCGCAATCAGGTAGTGCATTTTGATTTCCGTAAACTGGATGTCTTCAGTTTTGGTGAGCAGCAGCAGTGCTTGGTCGGGAGCATCGATTTGTTGTACCGCAACTCCTGGAACGAAGTGCGCACCCTGCATTTCAGTGGTGAACAGGCGGTATTGGAAGCACTAAAAACCATTTTAGGCAAAATGCATCAGGATGCGGCACCACCAGAATCCGTAGATGTGTTCTGCTATAGCCAACATCTACGTGGTTTGATTCGCACCCGTATTCAGCAATTAGTCTCTGAATGTATTGAACTGCGCTTATCCAGTACTCGTCAGGAACCGGGCCGTTTCAAAGCGGTGCGGGTTTCCGGCCAGACATGGGGATTGTTCTTTGAGCGCCTGAGTGTCTCGGTTCAGAAACTGGAAAATGCCGTTGAATTCTATGGTGCTATCTCTAATAACAAGCTGCATGGGTTATCAATTCAGGTCGAAACTGATCAGGTTCATCTGCCACCGGTTGTTGATGGTTTTGCCAGTGAAGGGATTATTCAGTTCTTCTTCGAGGGTACCGCAGATGAAAAAGGATTTAATATTTATATCCTTGATGAGGCAAACCGCGTTGAGGTCTATCACCACTGCGAGGGCAGTAAAGAGGAATTAGTGCGGGATGTCAGCCGGTTCTATTCATCTTCTCACGACCGCTTTACTTACGGCTCCAGCTTTATCAACTTCAACTTGCCGCAATTCTACCAAATTGTGCAGTTAGATGGCCGAACTCAGGTCATTCCTTTCCGCAGCAATACGTTGTCTCATCTACATATTGCGGATAAAGAAGCCAACGCGCCAGCGCAGCAGTTTCAGCTACATTAATTTCCCCTGCGTCCTTGAAGTTGCAGGGGGATTTACTTGCCGCCTGCCCGCAACTCCAAGGATGTTGGGGACTAATCTGAGTCCTTGACGCCGGATGCGGCTAGATAAAACTAACATCTTCCCCGGCTTGGGCGGTCGCGGCTTCGGATAACTTGGTAAAGAATTCTTCGCCGCTGCGAGAGCAATACCAATGCCCTTCGCGATAATCAAAATGGTATCCGCCCGTTTTGGTTGCCAGCCATACCTGATGCAGTGGCTCTTGGCGGTTGATAACAATCTTGCTGCCATTTTCGAAAGCCAGGGTCATCACCCCGCCATTGGTTTCATAATCGATATCACTATCGCCGCTAAAACCATCCAGTGTCTCTTCAATGTAAAGCATCAATTGATCGGCTAACTGATGAAACTCGCTGTCGTTCATATTCAATTCCTATTGCTTTTCATGATCCACCTGCGATTATAGAGACCTTGGACGCATGAATCACAGGCATTAATACATTTATCGGCGTCAAACCAATTTTCTGGTGTCAAAACAATTTACAGGCGTTAAAAAATGAAAAAAAAATTATATTGGCCACTTACTGCGATAATGGTGTTTTCACTTGCCGGATGTGGCTTGAAAGGCCCGTTATTTTTCCCTCCGGCAGAGAAACCCAATGTTGAAACGACAAAACAAGACAGCGGTCAGGTCAATAAAAATCAGCAGGGTGTGCCGGGTGAGACGAAACCGACCCAAACTATCGCTGGGCCACAATAATTATCTCTATCGCAGCCAGATTTAGCCAGTACCGAAAATTTAGCCGGTAAATAAAAGTCAGCGGAGTATGAAATGCAGTTCTCCAAAATGCACGGTCTTGGCAACGACTTTATGGTTGTTGATGCAGTTACCCAAAATGTTTACTTTTCGCCGGAGTTAATCCGTCGATTAGCAGACCGGCACACTGGCGTGGGCTTTGATCAGATGTTGGTGGTGGAGCCG comes from Yersinia canariae and encodes:
- a CDS encoding class I adenylate cyclase — protein: MYLYIETLKQRLDAINQLRVDRALAAMGPAFQKVYSLLPTLLHCHHPLMPGYLDGNVPHGICLFTPNETQQDYLSEVEAKWGEPLQQSVGGELPITGVYSMGSTSSIGQCHTSDLDIWVCHQAWLDSEERSRLQKKCSLLEKWAASMGVEVSFFLIDENRFRHNASGSLGGEDCGSTQHILLLDEFYRSAVRLAGKRILWNMVPVEEENNYDDYVLSLYTQGVLTPNEWLDLGGLSTLSAEEYFGASLWQLYKSIDSPYKAVLKTVLLEAYSWEYPNSQLLAMEIKQRLHAGEIVAFGLDAYCMMLDRVTRYLTQINDTTRLNLVRRCFYLKVCEKLSRTPASVGWRREILGQLVSEWGWSDESLAVLDNRANWKIERVREAHNELLDAMMQSYRNLIRFARRNNLSVSASPQDIGVLTRKLYAAFEALPGKVTLVNPQISPDLSEEHLTFIHVPAGRANRPGWYLYNQAPSMDAIVSHQPLEYNRYLNKLVSWAYFNGLLTSKTRLHIKSANLCNTVKLQELVTDISHHFPLRLPAPTPKALYSPCEIRHLAIIVNLEHDPTAAFRNQVVHFDFRKLDVFSFGEQQQCLVGSIDLLYRNSWNEVRTLHFSGEQAVLEALKTILGKMHQDAAPPESVDVFCYSQHLRGLIRTRIQQLVSECIELRLSSTRQEPGRFKAVRVSGQTWGLFFERLSVSVQKLENAVEFYGAISNNKLHGLSIQVETDQVHLPPVVDGFASEGIIQFFFEGTADEKGFNIYILDEANRVEVYHHCEGSKEELVRDVSRFYSSSHDRFTYGSSFINFNLPQFYQIVQLDGRTQVIPFRSNTLSHLHIADKEANAPAQQFQLH
- the cyaY gene encoding iron donor protein CyaY, translated to MNDSEFHQLADQLMLYIEETLDGFSGDSDIDYETNGGVMTLAFENGSKIVINRQEPLHQVWLATKTGGYHFDYREGHWYCSRSGEEFFTKLSEAATAQAGEDVSFI
- the lptM gene encoding LPS translocon maturation chaperone LptM, which translates into the protein MKKKLYWPLTAIMVFSLAGCGLKGPLFFPPAEKPNVETTKQDSGQVNKNQQGVPGETKPTQTIAGPQ